One genomic segment of Stenotrophomonas sp. 704A1 includes these proteins:
- a CDS encoding TonB-dependent receptor domain-containing protein: MTHRVPPAALRRLAPTLLAACLGAALPAAAQAAASAAVELHLPAGPLQASLNTLARQTGIQLLFAADSVSGRSAPALDGRYTPRDALQRLLAGHGLALQERSAGVFVVTAAAAARPSAPVRPAASAPSPAAPTSLGRVTVSASTARMPQGETAMPNTITVLTHEDIQQQLALGSDVSRVLSSQIPAFAPAREKMSNYGESMRGRGILYMVDGVPQSTPLRDGSRDSHTIDPAMIERIEVIHGANALQGIGGTGGIVNIITRAAPSEPGAFLLDTQLSLSSALPGRHDDAGQRGSALVGVRGQQFDLVAGLAHERQGLYYDGDGRAIGINAQGELMDSTATNIFAKVGWTLSGTQRLQLMANRYELRGLDNYVPVDGNFRSGRPATSVPGDTPLDPPMNRSRSLTLDYSHADLLGGQFLAQAFAVDFEGRYGASQWDPWGNTGANAAWDQTQNASDKRGFKLTQSWRRIGSSTLDVTLGLDGLRDRTHQVLLASGMNWVPLTTYQSLSPLLQLHWWPTDHILLSAGVRYEKGELEVGDYTTLPRYGARKVAGGKPTMSETLPNFGAVWYINDRLNAYASYSEGYTVADVGRVLRAINRDNQRVDALVDLSPVVSDNREVGLEYDDGRFSGDIAYYTSESKLGSVLVYDAGIDAYNVQRQATRVEGFETNLRLRLGQGRLGLGYARANGRYDADVDGRLDSDLAGVNIAPNRLTAFWEQGWTPQLSTRLQASHAFDRDFDLRGAPVAQFKGYTTLDLVARYTLDRHAFTLGVQNLANRQYISYYSQTTPSNPGYFSGRGRVLTLGWQYRY; encoded by the coding sequence ATGACCCACCGTGTTCCGCCAGCCGCCCTGCGCCGGCTGGCCCCCACCCTGCTCGCCGCCTGCCTGGGCGCGGCCCTGCCCGCTGCCGCGCAGGCGGCCGCGTCCGCCGCCGTCGAGTTGCACCTGCCGGCCGGCCCGCTGCAGGCCTCGCTCAACACCCTGGCGCGGCAGACCGGCATCCAGCTGCTGTTCGCTGCCGACAGCGTGAGCGGTCGCAGCGCGCCCGCACTGGACGGCCGCTACACGCCGCGCGACGCCCTGCAGCGGCTGCTGGCCGGTCACGGCCTGGCATTGCAGGAGCGCTCAGCGGGTGTCTTCGTGGTGACCGCGGCCGCGGCCGCGCGGCCCAGTGCGCCGGTGCGCCCCGCGGCGTCGGCCCCGTCACCGGCGGCGCCGACGTCGCTGGGCCGCGTCACGGTATCGGCGTCGACCGCGCGCATGCCGCAGGGCGAGACGGCCATGCCCAACACCATCACCGTGCTGACCCACGAGGACATCCAGCAGCAGCTGGCGCTGGGCTCGGACGTCTCGCGCGTGCTGTCCTCGCAGATTCCCGCGTTCGCGCCAGCGCGCGAGAAGATGTCCAACTACGGCGAGAGCATGCGTGGCCGCGGCATCCTGTACATGGTCGATGGCGTCCCGCAATCGACGCCACTGCGCGATGGCTCGCGCGACTCCCACACCATCGATCCGGCGATGATCGAGCGCATCGAGGTCATCCACGGCGCCAACGCACTGCAGGGCATCGGCGGCACCGGTGGCATCGTCAACATCATCACCCGTGCGGCACCGAGCGAACCGGGTGCCTTCCTGCTGGACACCCAGCTCAGCCTGAGCTCCGCGCTGCCCGGCCGCCACGATGACGCCGGCCAGCGCGGCTCGGCCCTGGTCGGCGTGCGCGGCCAGCAGTTCGACCTGGTTGCCGGGCTCGCCCACGAACGCCAGGGCCTGTACTACGACGGCGACGGCCGCGCCATCGGCATCAACGCGCAGGGCGAGCTGATGGACTCGACCGCGACCAACATCTTCGCCAAGGTCGGCTGGACGCTCAGCGGCACGCAGCGCCTGCAGCTGATGGCCAACCGCTACGAACTGCGCGGGCTGGACAACTACGTGCCGGTGGACGGCAACTTCCGCAGCGGCCGCCCGGCCACCTCGGTACCCGGTGACACGCCGCTGGACCCGCCGATGAACCGCTCGCGCTCGCTGACCCTGGACTACAGCCATGCCGACCTGCTCGGCGGCCAGTTCCTGGCCCAGGCGTTCGCGGTGGATTTCGAAGGGCGCTACGGCGCCAGCCAATGGGATCCGTGGGGCAACACCGGTGCCAACGCGGCGTGGGACCAGACCCAGAACGCGTCGGACAAGCGCGGTTTCAAGCTGACCCAGAGCTGGCGCCGCATCGGTTCCTCGACGCTGGATGTGACCCTGGGCCTGGACGGCCTGCGTGACCGCACCCACCAGGTGCTGCTGGCCAGCGGCATGAACTGGGTGCCGCTGACCACCTACCAGAGCCTGTCGCCGCTGCTGCAGCTGCATTGGTGGCCAACCGATCACATCCTGCTGTCCGCGGGCGTGCGTTACGAAAAGGGCGAGCTGGAGGTGGGCGACTACACCACCCTGCCTCGCTACGGGGCGCGCAAGGTGGCCGGTGGCAAGCCGACCATGAGCGAGACCCTGCCCAACTTCGGCGCGGTCTGGTACATCAATGATCGCCTCAATGCCTACGCCTCGTACTCGGAAGGCTACACGGTGGCCGATGTCGGTCGCGTACTGCGTGCGATCAACCGCGACAACCAGCGCGTGGATGCGCTGGTGGACCTGTCGCCGGTGGTCTCGGACAACCGCGAGGTCGGCCTGGAGTACGACGATGGCCGCTTCAGCGGCGACATCGCCTATTACACCTCCGAATCGAAGCTGGGTTCTGTGCTGGTCTACGACGCCGGCATCGATGCCTACAACGTGCAGCGCCAGGCCACCCGCGTGGAAGGCTTCGAAACCAACCTGCGCCTGCGCCTGGGCCAAGGCCGGCTGGGCCTGGGCTATGCGCGCGCCAATGGCCGTTACGATGCCGATGTGGATGGGCGCCTGGACAGCGACCTTGCCGGCGTCAACATCGCCCCCAACCGCCTGACCGCATTCTGGGAACAGGGATGGACGCCGCAGCTGAGCACCCGCCTGCAGGCCAGCCACGCCTTCGACCGCGACTTCGACCTGCGCGGTGCCCCGGTCGCGCAGTTCAAGGGCTACACCACGCTGGACCTGGTCGCGCGCTACACCCTGGACAGGCACGCCTTTACCCTGGGCGTGCAGAACCTGGCCAACCGGCAGTACATCAGCTACTACTCGCAGACCACGCCCTCCAACCCGGGCTACTTCTCCGGGCGTGGCCGGGTGCTGACGCTGGGATGGCAGTACCGCTACTGA
- the blaL1 gene encoding L1 family subclass B3 metallo-beta-lactamase, translated as MRPFLIAIALSAALQMPPARAAEAPLPQLRAYTVDASWLQPMAPLQIADHTWQIGTKDLTALLVQTREGAVLLDGGMPQMAGHLLDNMKLRGVAAQDLRLILLSHAHADHAGPVAALKRRTGAQIVTNAESAVLLARGGSDDLHFGDGITYPPANADRIVMDGEVVTVGGIAFTAHFMPGHTPGSTAWTWTDTRNGTPVRIAYADSLSAPGYRLQGNARYPRLVSDYRRSFATVRALPCDLLLTPHPGASNWDYAAGSKAGAAALTCKAYADAAERNFDAQLAREAAGAR; from the coding sequence ATGCGTCCCTTCCTCATCGCCATCGCACTTTCCGCCGCGCTGCAGATGCCCCCGGCACGGGCCGCCGAGGCACCGCTGCCACAACTGCGCGCCTACACCGTGGACGCCTCGTGGCTGCAGCCGATGGCACCGCTGCAGATCGCAGACCACACCTGGCAGATCGGCACCAAGGACCTGACGGCCCTGCTAGTGCAGACCCGCGAGGGTGCCGTGCTGCTGGACGGTGGCATGCCACAGATGGCCGGTCACCTGCTGGACAACATGAAGCTGCGTGGCGTGGCCGCGCAGGACCTGCGCCTGATCCTGCTCAGCCATGCGCATGCCGACCATGCCGGCCCGGTGGCCGCGCTCAAGCGCCGGACCGGTGCGCAGATCGTCACCAATGCCGAATCGGCAGTGCTGCTGGCACGCGGCGGCAGCGACGACCTGCACTTTGGCGACGGCATCACCTATCCGCCGGCCAATGCCGACCGCATCGTCATGGATGGCGAAGTGGTCACGGTGGGCGGCATCGCGTTCACCGCGCACTTCATGCCGGGACATACCCCGGGCAGCACGGCCTGGACCTGGACCGACACCCGCAACGGCACGCCGGTGCGCATCGCCTACGCCGACAGCCTGAGCGCGCCGGGTTACCGGCTGCAGGGCAATGCGCGCTACCCGCGCCTGGTGTCCGACTACCGTCGCAGCTTCGCCACGGTACGTGCCCTGCCCTGCGACCTGCTGCTGACCCCGCACCCGGGTGCCAGCAACTGGGACTATGCCGCCGGCAGCAAGGCAGGCGCCGCCGCGCTGACCTGCAAGGCCTACGCGGACGCGGCCGAACGCAACTTCGACGCCCAGCTGGCCAGGGAAGCGGCCGGGGCGCGCTGA
- a CDS encoding FdhF/YdeP family oxidoreductase, producing the protein MSESKPPRYQPYHQPAGGWGAAGATAKVLLQQSVIGKGSKALLAMNQPGGFKCPSCAFPDADERRKLEFCENGAKALAWEATRFRADRELFARYTVTELMAQTDYWLEMQGRLTEPMRYDAGTDHYVPCSWDEAFALIGRHLQALDSPHQAEFYTSGRTPNEAAFLYSIFVREFGTNNFPDCSNMCHEPTSRGLPPAIGVGKGTIVLDDFAHAEAIFVIGQNTGTNSPRMMSNLVEARKRGIPIVAVNPMPERALIRFAEPQDMLQMATFGSTEISSEFVHVRIGGDLALIKGMMKVMFEREAQGERVLDHDFLAEHTVGLEALREDVLAQDWDEIVRVSGISREQIGRCAEIYIRSQATVICYGMGLTQHQQGSRLLQQVANLLLLRGNFGKPGAGIGPIRGHSNVQGDRTVGIDEKPRPAYLDRVQQVFGFDPPRDHGHHVVESIQAMLDGSARVFIGLGGNFIHAVPDTPRAYQAMRGLELTVGIATKLNRGHLVHGRDALILPVVARSERIVTPAGEQFVTIEDAMSNVTASRGVLEPVSTDVLPEVEIVCRMAMATLPHSRVDWARYQHDYGPIRDLIAAVYPEIYTGFNERIQQPHGFHLDIPPRRRVWPTPTGKANILVMPGLDVNEPVHDPDMLRLATVRSHDQYNTTIYSYNDRYRGVYNDRMVVFMNIEDRLARGLEKEAQVSLETISADGVHRRIDGLTVLDYPMPRGALAGYYPELNPLLPLDYYDRISGTPAAKSIPVRMRPMAAAVE; encoded by the coding sequence ATGTCCGAGTCCAAGCCGCCGCGTTACCAGCCCTACCACCAGCCTGCCGGCGGCTGGGGGGCCGCCGGTGCCACCGCCAAGGTGCTGCTGCAGCAGAGCGTGATCGGCAAGGGCTCCAAGGCGCTGCTGGCCATGAACCAGCCCGGTGGCTTCAAGTGCCCCAGCTGTGCGTTCCCCGATGCCGACGAGCGCAGGAAGCTGGAATTCTGCGAGAACGGCGCCAAGGCGCTGGCCTGGGAAGCCACCCGGTTCCGCGCCGACCGCGAGCTGTTCGCCCGCTACACCGTCACCGAGTTGATGGCACAGACCGATTACTGGCTGGAGATGCAGGGCCGGCTGACCGAGCCGATGCGCTATGACGCGGGCACTGACCACTACGTGCCCTGCAGCTGGGATGAGGCGTTCGCCCTGATCGGCCGCCACCTGCAGGCACTGGACAGCCCGCACCAGGCCGAGTTCTACACCTCCGGCCGCACCCCCAACGAAGCGGCGTTCCTGTATTCGATCTTCGTCCGCGAGTTCGGCACCAACAATTTCCCGGACTGCTCCAACATGTGCCACGAACCGACCAGCCGCGGCCTGCCGCCGGCCATCGGGGTCGGCAAGGGCACCATCGTGCTGGACGATTTCGCGCATGCCGAGGCGATCTTCGTGATCGGCCAGAACACCGGCACCAATTCGCCGCGGATGATGAGCAACCTGGTCGAGGCGCGCAAGCGTGGCATCCCGATCGTGGCGGTCAATCCGATGCCCGAGCGCGCCCTGATCCGCTTTGCCGAGCCGCAGGACATGCTGCAGATGGCCACCTTCGGTTCGACCGAGATCAGCAGCGAGTTCGTGCACGTCCGCATCGGCGGCGACCTGGCCCTGATCAAGGGCATGATGAAAGTGATGTTCGAGCGCGAAGCGCAGGGTGAGCGTGTGCTCGACCACGACTTCCTGGCCGAACACACCGTGGGCCTGGAGGCGCTGCGCGAGGATGTGCTGGCGCAGGACTGGGACGAGATCGTGCGCGTCTCCGGCATCAGCCGCGAACAGATCGGGCGCTGTGCGGAGATCTACATCCGCTCGCAGGCCACGGTGATCTGCTATGGCATGGGCCTGACCCAGCACCAGCAGGGCTCACGGCTGCTGCAGCAGGTCGCCAACCTGCTCCTGCTGCGCGGCAATTTCGGCAAGCCCGGTGCAGGCATCGGGCCGATCCGTGGTCACTCCAACGTGCAGGGCGACCGCACCGTGGGCATCGACGAGAAACCCAGGCCGGCCTACCTGGACCGGGTGCAGCAGGTGTTCGGTTTCGACCCGCCGCGCGACCATGGCCACCATGTGGTGGAGTCGATCCAGGCCATGCTCGATGGCAGTGCCAGGGTGTTCATCGGCCTGGGCGGCAACTTCATCCATGCCGTGCCCGATACGCCGCGGGCGTATCAGGCCATGCGCGGCCTGGAGCTGACCGTGGGCATCGCGACCAAGCTCAATCGCGGTCATCTGGTGCATGGGCGCGATGCCCTGATCCTGCCGGTGGTGGCGCGCTCGGAACGCATCGTCACGCCGGCCGGCGAGCAGTTCGTCACCATCGAGGACGCGATGTCGAACGTGACCGCCTCGCGCGGCGTGCTCGAGCCGGTCAGCACGGACGTGCTGCCGGAGGTGGAGATCGTCTGCCGCATGGCGATGGCCACGCTGCCGCACAGCCGGGTCGACTGGGCGCGCTACCAGCATGACTACGGCCCGATCCGCGACCTGATCGCGGCCGTGTATCCGGAGATCTATACCGGCTTCAACGAGCGCATCCAGCAGCCGCACGGCTTCCACCTGGATATCCCACCGCGGCGGCGGGTGTGGCCCACGCCCACTGGCAAGGCCAACATCCTGGTGATGCCCGGCCTGGACGTCAACGAGCCGGTGCACGACCCGGACATGCTGCGCCTGGCCACGGTGCGCTCGCACGACCAGTACAACACCACCATCTACAGCTACAACGATCGCTACCGCGGCGTGTACAACGACCGCATGGTGGTGTTCATGAACATCGAGGACCGGCTGGCGCGCGGCCTGGAGAAGGAAGCGCAGGTCAGCCTGGAAACGATCAGCGCGGACGGCGTGCACCGGCGCATCGATGGCCTGACCGTACTCGACTACCCGATGCCGCGTGGGGCGCTGGCCGGCTACTACCCCGAACTGAATCCCCTGCTGCCGCTGGACTACTACGACCGCATCAGCGGCACCCCGGCCGCCAAGTCGATCCCGGTGCGGATGCGCCCGATGGCAGCGGCGGTCGAGTGA
- the fdhD gene encoding formate dehydrogenase accessory sulfurtransferase FdhD produces the protein MPDPTPPHSPPIGTAPRPLWRWRSGGQQAQIDVVAEEVPVAMRYNGAAFAVMMATPCDLEDFALGFSLSEGLILRPAQLLAIEVQPQLEGIELNMTVADDAPGAALDPADGRLLPGRGGCGLCGARQLEDVLRPLPPVRDLRRHDPAALQRALASLGQHQPMNAASGSTHAAAWADASGRIGWVREDVGRHNALDKLIGALHHNEHTIEGGLLVVSSRASYEMVSKAVRAGASVLAAVSAPTALAIDLARSAGLCLVGFARQGGFNVYTHPERLQAGDATGSPPR, from the coding sequence ATGCCTGATCCCACCCCGCCGCACAGCCCGCCCATCGGCACCGCCCCGCGACCGCTGTGGCGCTGGCGCAGCGGAGGGCAGCAGGCGCAGATCGATGTGGTGGCGGAAGAAGTGCCGGTGGCGATGCGTTACAACGGCGCCGCCTTCGCGGTGATGATGGCCACGCCCTGCGACCTGGAGGATTTCGCGCTGGGTTTCTCGCTCAGCGAAGGCCTGATCCTGCGACCGGCGCAGCTGCTGGCCATCGAGGTGCAGCCGCAGCTGGAAGGTATCGAGCTGAACATGACCGTCGCCGACGACGCGCCCGGCGCGGCGTTGGACCCGGCCGACGGCCGCCTGCTGCCCGGTCGCGGCGGCTGCGGCCTGTGTGGCGCGCGCCAGCTGGAGGACGTGCTGCGGCCGCTGCCGCCGGTGCGCGACCTGCGCCGCCACGATCCGGCCGCGCTACAGCGCGCCTTGGCCAGCCTGGGCCAGCACCAGCCGATGAATGCGGCCAGCGGCTCGACCCACGCCGCTGCCTGGGCCGATGCCAGCGGCCGCATCGGCTGGGTCCGCGAGGATGTCGGGCGCCACAACGCGCTGGACAAGCTGATCGGCGCCCTGCATCACAATGAACACACGATCGAGGGTGGGCTGCTGGTGGTTTCCAGCCGCGCCAGCTACGAAATGGTCAGCAAGGCCGTGCGTGCCGGTGCCAGCGTGCTGGCCGCGGTGTCGGCGCCGACCGCATTGGCGATCGACCTGGCCCGCAGTGCAGGGCTGTGCCTGGTCGGGTTCGCGCGCCAGGGCGGCTTCAATGTGTATACCCACCCCGAGCGGTTGCAGGCGGGCGACGCCACGGGCAGCCCGCCGCGCTGA
- a CDS encoding carboxymuconolactone decarboxylase family protein, translating into MSRVPLIDAATTTADRQALLGQVHAAFGATPAMFRAVANSPAALQSLWGSFGALAGGRLSPVLGEQIAVAVANRNACGYCLAAHTALGRKAGASAEQMAAAQSGQSSDPATAAALAFALKVVEQRARIGDEDVQALRAAGFDDEQIVEILAHVALNLFTNYVNVAFDVPVDFPKVALR; encoded by the coding sequence ATGTCCCGTGTCCCCCTGATCGATGCTGCCACCACCACCGCCGACCGCCAGGCCCTGCTGGGTCAGGTCCACGCCGCCTTCGGCGCCACCCCGGCGATGTTCCGCGCCGTGGCCAACTCTCCCGCCGCGCTGCAGAGCCTGTGGGGTTCGTTCGGCGCGTTGGCCGGCGGCCGCCTGTCGCCCGTGCTGGGCGAGCAGATCGCCGTGGCCGTCGCCAACCGCAATGCCTGCGGGTACTGCCTGGCCGCACATACCGCGCTGGGCCGCAAGGCCGGCGCCAGCGCCGAGCAGATGGCGGCTGCACAGAGCGGCCAGTCCAGCGACCCGGCCACCGCAGCGGCGCTCGCGTTCGCGCTGAAGGTGGTCGAGCAGCGTGCCCGGATCGGCGACGAAGATGTGCAGGCACTGCGCGCGGCCGGCTTCGATGATGAGCAGATCGTCGAGATCCTCGCCCACGTGGCGCTCAACCTGTTCACCAACTACGTCAACGTAGCGTTCGACGTGCCGGTCGATTTCCCGAAGGTGGCATTGCGCTGA
- a CDS encoding AraC family transcriptional regulator → MATDTSAPDRLSSLLERFRVQAALFHSGPLCGRHVFEPQPGRAFLHILRQGEMEVRHPAGGVALPRLKITTPSLLLYPQPLHHVFFNAPLDGPDFTCATLDFDGGARNPIVQSLPPVMVVPLSAIGELDETLHLLFAEADQQRCGSRLLTNRLFEVALIQILRWVVDHPDAAGVSHGLMRGLSDARLARTLVAMHQAPQGDWTLPRMAATAGMSRSAFAAVFKDVMQATPASYLLDWRLSLACAQLRAGVAVKQVAIEVGFADTASLSKAFRKRLGASPRAWLAGLA, encoded by the coding sequence ATGGCCACCGATACCTCCGCACCCGACCGCCTCTCTTCCCTGCTGGAGCGCTTCCGCGTGCAGGCGGCGCTGTTCCACAGCGGGCCGCTGTGCGGACGTCACGTGTTCGAACCCCAGCCCGGGCGCGCATTCCTGCATATCCTCCGCCAGGGCGAGATGGAGGTCCGCCACCCCGCCGGTGGCGTCGCGCTGCCACGGCTGAAGATCACCACGCCCAGCCTGCTGCTGTACCCGCAGCCGCTGCATCATGTGTTCTTCAACGCGCCGCTGGATGGGCCGGACTTCACCTGCGCCACGCTGGATTTCGATGGCGGCGCGCGCAATCCCATCGTGCAGTCGCTGCCGCCGGTGATGGTGGTGCCGTTGTCGGCGATCGGCGAACTGGATGAGACCCTGCACCTGCTGTTTGCCGAGGCCGATCAGCAGCGCTGCGGCTCGCGCCTGCTCACCAACCGCCTGTTCGAGGTGGCATTGATCCAGATCCTGCGCTGGGTGGTGGACCACCCCGATGCCGCCGGCGTCAGCCATGGGCTGATGCGCGGGCTGTCCGATGCGCGCCTGGCCCGTACGCTGGTGGCGATGCACCAGGCGCCGCAGGGCGACTGGACGCTGCCACGCATGGCCGCCACCGCCGGCATGTCGCGCAGCGCGTTTGCGGCGGTGTTCAAGGACGTGATGCAAGCAACGCCGGCCAGTTATCTGCTGGACTGGCGGTTGAGTCTGGCGTGTGCGCAGCTGCGGGCGGGCGTGGCGGTCAAGCAGGTGGCGATCGAGGTGGGATTTGCCGATACCGCGTCGCTGTCCAAGGCCTTCCGCAAGCGGTTGGGGGCCTCGCCGAGGGCGTGGTTGGCCGGTCTTGCATGA
- a CDS encoding TetR/AcrR family transcriptional regulator has translation MRTSKRDRILDAAVNVINRDGVRAVTFESVAAEAQLTRGGLLYHFPSREALLRGIDEHLVQAWEASMEALLGKRAEEATALERYQTFVRVSAQSATRAELMFMLESADPDADERPWGPAVRRWAPLPPEAGAGEDSAALDNFVARLAADGLWIYEAMYEGQLDEGVRARVAERIAGLLAKHDGSPRP, from the coding sequence ATGAGAACCAGCAAGCGCGACCGCATCCTCGACGCCGCCGTCAACGTGATCAATCGTGACGGCGTGCGTGCGGTGACCTTCGAGTCGGTGGCGGCCGAAGCGCAGTTGACCCGCGGCGGCCTGCTGTACCACTTCCCCTCGCGCGAGGCGCTGCTGCGCGGCATCGACGAGCACCTGGTGCAGGCCTGGGAGGCGTCGATGGAAGCGCTGCTGGGCAAGCGCGCGGAGGAAGCGACGGCCCTGGAGCGCTACCAGACCTTCGTGCGCGTGTCGGCGCAGAGTGCCACCCGTGCCGAGCTGATGTTCATGCTGGAATCGGCCGACCCGGACGCCGACGAGCGTCCGTGGGGCCCGGCGGTGCGACGCTGGGCGCCGTTGCCGCCGGAGGCGGGGGCAGGGGAGGACAGCGCCGCGCTCGACAATTTCGTGGCGCGGCTGGCCGCCGATGGCCTGTGGATCTATGAAGCGATGTACGAAGGCCAGCTGGACGAAGGCGTGCGCGCCCGTGTTGCCGAGCGCATCGCCGGACTGCTGGCGAAGCACGATGGGTCACCGCGCCCGTAG
- a CDS encoding MFS transporter — MAPSHPLAGSPALSRARRWALLFTVAAGLLLVTLDNSVLYTALPTLTEELSASAGQALWIINAYPLVMAGLLLGAGTLGDRIGHRRMFLIGLVVFGIASLAAAFAASAAQLIAARAFLAVGAAAMMPATLALIGLSFQEARERNIAIAIWGSVAIVGAALGPIIGGWLLQHFWWGSVFLINVPVVVVAFVATLLLAPEGQRDSSRPWDLASSLLALAALSGLVLAIKSLIATPPSYALGAGALLLAVISGAAFARRQRQLPHPLLDFAIFRNPAFLAGTLSAVFTLFAMAGLQLITTQRFQLVAGFSPLQAGLLVSVAALGSLPSALLGGSILHRVGLRPLICGGLAAGAVGVGVIAFGFPYGLGWVVAGMAITGLGMGAAISVASTAILNNVPAHRAGMASSVEEVSYEFGGLLAVAMLGSLSAAMYGAFLPVSAGMPALAREGFTQALHAARESGQGEWFALAAAAYDRGYQIVLLVITAVLAVGATILARLLRGRVGSREGAADRVK; from the coding sequence ATGGCGCCCTCACATCCGCTGGCCGGTAGTCCGGCCCTGTCGCGTGCCCGTCGCTGGGCCTTGCTGTTCACCGTCGCCGCCGGCCTGCTGCTGGTCACGCTCGACAACTCCGTGCTCTACACCGCACTGCCCACCCTGACCGAGGAACTCTCGGCCAGCGCCGGCCAGGCGCTGTGGATCATCAATGCCTATCCGCTGGTGATGGCCGGCCTGCTGCTGGGCGCGGGCACGCTCGGCGACCGCATCGGGCATCGGCGCATGTTCCTGATCGGCCTGGTGGTGTTCGGCATCGCCTCGCTGGCGGCGGCATTCGCCGCCAGCGCGGCGCAGCTGATCGCCGCGCGTGCGTTCCTGGCAGTCGGTGCGGCGGCGATGATGCCGGCCACGCTGGCCCTGATCGGACTGAGCTTCCAGGAAGCGCGCGAGCGCAACATCGCCATCGCGATCTGGGGCTCGGTGGCCATCGTCGGCGCGGCGCTCGGCCCGATCATCGGCGGCTGGCTGCTGCAGCATTTCTGGTGGGGCTCGGTGTTCCTGATCAACGTGCCGGTGGTGGTGGTCGCGTTCGTGGCGACCCTGCTGCTGGCGCCGGAAGGCCAGCGTGACAGCTCGCGCCCCTGGGATCTGGCGTCCTCGTTGCTGGCCCTGGCCGCCCTGTCCGGCCTGGTGCTGGCGATCAAGTCGCTGATCGCCACACCGCCGTCGTATGCGCTGGGCGCCGGTGCGCTGCTGCTGGCCGTCATCAGCGGTGCGGCATTCGCGCGCCGCCAGCGGCAGCTGCCGCACCCGCTGCTGGACTTCGCCATCTTCCGCAATCCCGCGTTCCTGGCCGGCACGCTGTCGGCGGTGTTCACCCTGTTCGCGATGGCCGGCCTGCAGCTGATCACCACCCAGCGCTTCCAGCTGGTGGCCGGCTTCAGTCCGCTGCAGGCGGGCCTGCTGGTGTCGGTGGCGGCGCTGGGCAGTCTGCCCAGTGCCTTGCTGGGCGGCAGCATCCTGCACCGGGTCGGGCTGCGTCCGCTGATCTGTGGTGGCCTGGCCGCCGGCGCCGTGGGTGTCGGGGTGATTGCGTTCGGTTTTCCGTACGGCCTCGGCTGGGTGGTGGCGGGCATGGCCATCACCGGCCTTGGCATGGGGGCGGCCATCTCGGTGGCGTCCACCGCCATCCTCAACAACGTACCGGCGCACCGCGCGGGCATGGCTTCGTCGGTGGAAGAGGTGTCCTATGAGTTCGGTGGCCTGCTGGCGGTGGCGATGCTGGGCAGCCTGAGCGCGGCGATGTACGGCGCGTTCCTGCCGGTCTCGGCCGGGATGCCCGCGCTTGCCCGCGAAGGCTTCACCCAGGCGCTGCATGCCGCGCGCGAGAGCGGGCAGGGCGAGTGGTTCGCGCTGGCGGCGGCCGCGTATGACCGTGGCTACCAGATCGTGCTGCTGGTGATCACTGCGGTACTGGCCGTGGGTGCGACGATCCTGGCGCGCCTGCTGCGTGGCCGCGTCGGCAGCCGCGAGGGCGCGGCCGATCGCGTAAAATGA
- a CDS encoding outer membrane protein, with the protein MMNRIAMASLLACAALPQLAMAEDAKAGYYGAVRALDAQHKADNMDQSARPGIGAFVAGTEKHEFASGSVAVGYDWGNGWRTEGEYTFPRTDTYTSGSAAFANSFNNHEVRSQRAMLNVYRNFAIANGWSVFANGGIGIAQLKSGGWQGNETRRYIDSTRNNLAWSVGAGVSYAPIERLAIDVGYRYVSMGTTESGWNAFPNARGLQDEKMSLDLSSRELYLGARVKF; encoded by the coding sequence ATGATGAACAGGATCGCGATGGCATCGCTGCTGGCCTGTGCCGCTCTGCCGCAGCTGGCCATGGCCGAAGACGCGAAGGCCGGCTACTACGGCGCCGTGCGCGCGCTGGACGCCCAGCACAAGGCCGACAACATGGACCAGAGTGCCCGTCCGGGCATCGGCGCCTTCGTGGCCGGCACGGAGAAGCACGAGTTCGCCAGTGGCTCGGTGGCCGTCGGCTACGATTGGGGCAACGGCTGGCGTACCGAGGGCGAGTACACCTTCCCGCGCACCGACACCTACACCAGCGGTTCGGCGGCCTTCGCCAACAGCTTCAACAATCACGAGGTGCGTTCGCAGCGCGCCATGCTGAACGTCTACCGCAATTTCGCCATCGCCAATGGCTGGTCGGTGTTCGCCAATGGCGGCATCGGCATCGCGCAGCTGAAGTCCGGTGGCTGGCAGGGCAACGAGACCCGCCGCTACATCGACAGCACCCGCAACAACCTGGCCTGGTCGGTCGGCGCGGGTGTGTCGTACGCGCCGATCGAGCGCCTGGCCATCGACGTCGGCTACCGCTACGTGAGCATGGGCACCACCGAGAGCGGCTGGAACGCGTTCCCGAATGCGCGTGGCCTGCAGGACGAGAAGATGAGCCTGGACCTGTCCTCGCGCGAACTGTACCTGGGCGCGCGCGTGAAGTTCTGA